From Bacillota bacterium, a single genomic window includes:
- a CDS encoding flagellar M-ring protein FliF C-terminal domain-containing protein, whose protein sequence is PGITSNVPGYVAPAEGAGTSEMQRIESVTNYEINRVERRIVMAPGRVQRLSVAVWVDGELDVLQRQRTEQLVAAAMGLQPGRGDQVTVEGIRFSRAGVPGQLEAELLAAMGRPEVQGVAWWLMALAFAVAVAWWVSRRMRLARRRVEVTVGAPVVPEAAVQEAPSPAEVERRRMRQEIEQLAREKPEEFVQLLRSWLVEES, encoded by the coding sequence CCGGGAATCACCTCCAACGTGCCGGGTTACGTGGCACCGGCGGAGGGCGCCGGGACGTCCGAGATGCAGCGCATCGAGAGCGTCACCAACTACGAGATCAACCGTGTGGAGCGGCGGATCGTGATGGCCCCCGGGCGCGTCCAGCGCCTGTCGGTGGCGGTCTGGGTCGACGGGGAACTGGACGTCCTGCAGCGCCAGCGCACCGAGCAGCTCGTCGCGGCTGCCATGGGGCTCCAGCCGGGCCGCGGGGATCAGGTGACCGTGGAGGGTATCCGCTTCAGCCGGGCCGGAGTGCCCGGGCAGCTCGAGGCCGAGCTCCTGGCTGCGATGGGGAGACCCGAGGTGCAGGGGGTTGCGTGGTGGCTGATGGCGCTCGCCTTTGCCGTGGCGGTGGCCTGGTGGGTCAGCCGGCGCATGCGCCTCGCGCGCCGGCGCGTAGAGGTCACCGTGGGCGCCCCGGTCGTGCCTGAGGCGGCGGTGCAGGAGGCTCCCTCGCCGGCCGAGGTGGAGCGCAGACGGATGCGCCAGGAGATTGAGCAGCTTGCCAGGGAGAAACCCGAGGAGTTCGTGCAGCTGCTCCGCTCGTGGCTTGTGGAGGAGTCATAG
- the fliG gene encoding flagellar motor switch protein FliG → MAVTRTGHGPYVLTGKQKAAVLLIALGPEVSAHVFKHLREDEIEQLTFEIASVRRVLPEDQEKVMIEFREMMLAQQFITQGGIEYARELLEKALGPQRATDIIKRLTASLQVRPFDFARRADPQQLFNFIQHEHPQTIALIMAYLQPEQAAAILSSLPPDRQVEVARRLATLDRTAPDVLQEIEGALERKLSSIVMQDYTVAGGIDSAVEVLNRVDRSTEKTIMEALEDQDPELAEEIKKRMFVFEDIVLLDDRSIQQVLREVDSRDLALALRTASDDVKTRIFRNISKRAAEMLKEDMEYMGPVRLRDVEEAQQRIVSIIRRLEESGDIVIARGGSEEILV, encoded by the coding sequence ATGGCGGTGACGCGTACCGGTCACGGGCCTTACGTCCTGACAGGCAAGCAGAAGGCCGCGGTGCTCCTCATCGCTCTGGGGCCGGAAGTGTCGGCTCACGTCTTCAAACACCTCCGGGAAGACGAAATCGAGCAGCTCACCTTCGAGATTGCCTCGGTGCGGCGGGTGCTGCCTGAAGACCAGGAGAAGGTGATGATTGAGTTCCGGGAGATGATGCTGGCTCAGCAGTTCATCACCCAGGGCGGCATTGAATACGCGCGCGAGCTTCTCGAGAAGGCTCTCGGACCGCAGCGTGCAACCGACATCATCAAGCGGCTGACGGCCTCGCTCCAGGTGCGGCCGTTCGACTTCGCGCGGCGGGCCGATCCCCAGCAGCTTTTCAACTTCATTCAACACGAGCACCCCCAGACCATCGCGCTGATCATGGCTTACCTCCAGCCGGAGCAGGCGGCCGCGATTCTATCGTCGCTTCCGCCGGACCGACAGGTGGAAGTGGCGCGCCGTCTTGCCACTCTCGACCGCACGGCCCCTGACGTTCTCCAGGAGATCGAGGGCGCTCTGGAGCGAAAGCTCTCCTCCATCGTCATGCAGGATTACACCGTGGCCGGCGGCATCGACTCGGCGGTCGAGGTGCTCAACCGGGTGGACCGATCAACGGAGAAGACCATCATGGAAGCCCTGGAGGATCAGGATCCGGAGCTGGCCGAGGAGATCAAGAAGCGCATGTTCGTCTTCGAGGACATCGTGCTCCTCGACGACCGCTCCATCCAGCAGGTGCTGCGCGAGGTGGACAGCAGGGACCTGGCCCTTGCTCTGAGGACGGCCAGCGACGACGTGAAGACGCGCATCTTCCGTAACATCTCCAAGCGCGCCGCCGAGATGCTGAAAGAAGACATGGAGTACATGGGCCCGGTGCGGTTGCGCGACGTGGAGGAGGCGCAGCAGCGGATCGTCTCCATCATCCGGCGTCTGGAGGAAAGCGGGGACATCGTCATTGCTCGCGGCGGAAGCGAAGAGATCCTGGTCTAA
- a CDS encoding FliH/SctL family protein — translation MDAEAALAAPPHTNGSAVPAGSQVPPLEIPAAPANSGEGGRRPRRMRPRQARRWTSYRERARAMVAQARAEAEGIREAAREEGFRAGFQQGEEAGRRQAGDEVARRLQALVTQMQRAVEEAEARRDRALRQSGEDAVKLALAVAEKVVRRQIADGPAVTAAVLESVLKDLPVGLAGRVVAHLNPGEHRLLAGSEGLLARVAGPVQVELVADPSVEPGGCHVETEMGSIDAGLETRLAGVSRALLDVMRRGT, via the coding sequence ATGGACGCAGAGGCTGCCCTGGCGGCTCCGCCGCACACGAACGGCTCCGCCGTGCCCGCCGGCTCCCAGGTCCCGCCCCTTGAAATCCCCGCCGCTCCCGCCAACTCCGGGGAAGGCGGCCGCCGCCCGCGCCGCATGCGCCCCCGCCAGGCCCGCCGGTGGACCAGCTACCGGGAGCGTGCCCGGGCGATGGTGGCTCAAGCTCGGGCCGAAGCCGAGGGCATTCGCGAAGCTGCCCGGGAGGAGGGCTTCCGGGCCGGTTTTCAGCAGGGAGAAGAGGCCGGGCGCAGGCAGGCAGGCGACGAGGTGGCGCGCAGGCTGCAGGCCCTGGTGACCCAGATGCAGCGTGCTGTGGAGGAGGCCGAGGCCCGCCGGGATCGGGCGCTTCGCCAGTCGGGCGAGGACGCGGTGAAGCTGGCGCTGGCCGTAGCCGAGAAAGTGGTGCGCCGGCAGATCGCCGACGGGCCGGCCGTGACGGCGGCGGTTCTCGAGTCGGTCCTGAAGGACCTTCCGGTTGGGCTTGCGGGGCGTGTCGTGGCTCACCTCAACCCCGGCGAGCACCGGCTGCTGGCCGGATCGGAAGGGCTGCTTGCCCGCGTTGCCGGGCCTGTCCAGGTCGAACTCGTGGCCGACCCCTCCGTGGAGCCCGGCGGCTGCCACGTCGAGACCGAGATGGGGAGCATCGACGCGGGGCTCGAGACGCGGCTCGCCGGGGTCAGCCGTGCGCTTCTGGACGTGATGCGCCGTGGCACCTGA
- a CDS encoding FliI/YscN family ATPase, protein MELTRMLPEVTDVRYTGRISRVVGLTLESLGPFCRVGDLVEVERPRYGPLVAEVVGFKDRHAVLMPLGSAEGVAPGSTVVSRRRPLEAPVGKALLGRVLDGLGRPVDGKGPVPIEAGYPVERQAPDPLRRPRITQAISVGVRAIDGLLTCGKGQRIGIFAGSGVGKSTLLGMMARGTSADVVVVALVGERGREVRDFIERDLTSGLERSVVVAATSDQPAMVRLKAAFVATSIAEFFRDQGLDVLLMMDSLTRFSYAQREIGLAAGEPPTTRGYPPSVFAMLPRLLERAGTSDRGSITGFYTVLVDGDDLNEPIADASRAILDGHIVLTRQLAERQHYPAIDVLASVSRLMPEVADLQHQQAAAAIRRLMATYRDVEDLVHIGAYVRGTNPAADRAIDARDAIDRFLQQGVFEKAEFKGSVEALKELSRRFEGPGAS, encoded by the coding sequence ATGGAACTCACGCGGATGCTCCCCGAGGTCACCGATGTTCGCTACACGGGCCGCATCAGCCGGGTCGTGGGGCTCACGCTGGAGTCGCTGGGGCCTTTTTGCCGGGTGGGGGACCTGGTCGAGGTGGAACGGCCCCGCTACGGCCCGCTGGTGGCGGAAGTGGTGGGCTTCAAGGACAGACATGCGGTTCTGATGCCGCTGGGAAGCGCAGAGGGCGTGGCGCCGGGGAGCACGGTGGTCTCCCGGCGCCGCCCGCTGGAGGCCCCCGTAGGAAAAGCCCTGCTCGGACGGGTGCTGGACGGGCTCGGGCGGCCCGTGGACGGCAAGGGCCCGGTTCCCATCGAGGCGGGTTACCCGGTCGAGCGGCAGGCGCCGGACCCGCTTCGCCGCCCCCGGATCACGCAGGCGATCTCCGTCGGGGTCCGCGCCATCGACGGTCTGCTGACGTGCGGCAAGGGGCAGCGGATCGGGATCTTCGCCGGCAGCGGCGTCGGCAAGAGCACGCTGTTGGGCATGATGGCCCGGGGCACCAGCGCGGACGTGGTCGTGGTCGCCCTTGTCGGGGAACGCGGCCGGGAAGTCCGGGACTTCATCGAGCGCGACCTGACTTCCGGCCTGGAGCGGTCCGTGGTGGTGGCCGCCACCTCTGACCAGCCTGCCATGGTGCGCCTCAAGGCGGCGTTCGTGGCCACGAGCATCGCCGAGTTCTTCCGGGACCAGGGCCTGGACGTGCTGCTGATGATGGATTCGCTGACGCGCTTTTCCTACGCGCAGCGGGAGATCGGGCTGGCCGCCGGCGAACCACCCACGACCCGAGGCTACCCTCCGTCCGTCTTTGCCATGCTGCCCCGGCTTCTCGAACGCGCCGGCACGTCCGATCGCGGCAGCATCACGGGTTTTTACACCGTTCTCGTGGACGGCGACGATCTGAACGAACCCATTGCGGACGCCTCCCGCGCCATTCTCGACGGGCACATCGTGCTGACCCGGCAGCTGGCCGAGCGCCAGCACTATCCGGCCATCGACGTTCTGGCGAGCGTGAGCCGCTTGATGCCGGAGGTGGCCGACCTGCAGCACCAGCAGGCCGCGGCGGCCATCCGGCGGCTGATGGCGACGTACCGGGACGTGGAGGATCTGGTCCACATCGGGGCCTACGTTCGCGGTACCAATCCGGCGGCCGACCGCGCCATCGACGCCCGGGACGCCATTGACCGGTTTTTGCAGCAGGGTGTCTTTGAGAAGGCCGAGTTCAAGGGCAGCGTGGAGGCGCTCAAGGAGCTCTCACGCCGCTTCGAGGGGCCGGGTGCTTCATGA